From the Accumulibacter sp. genome, one window contains:
- the pstC gene encoding phosphate ABC transporter permease subunit PstC: MSTGTQALGNRATSAQVAEDFDRRNPDWYVDKLIAGLVFICGISAILFVLGIFFFVTREGIGFVFEKMDFREFFLTPYWSPSDAEDPEYGILALMAGTASVTGLAMLVAVPFSLGAAIYIAEFATGKTREALKVLVELLAAIPSVVWGFIGLVIMNPLLIKWFDVPVGLSVLNAGVILGLMAAPIMTSIAEDALKAVPDRYREAAEAMGATRWQVIYKVVLPAAKNGLLGGVLLGVGRGFGETMAVLMATGHAVNIPDSIFDSVRALTATIAAELGEAVVGGEHYQVLFTIGIFLFLITFIINLSADLIVRGIRKG; this comes from the coding sequence ATGAGTACCGGTACGCAGGCGCTGGGCAACCGCGCCACCAGCGCACAAGTGGCAGAGGACTTCGACCGCCGCAACCCGGATTGGTACGTCGACAAGCTGATCGCCGGCCTCGTCTTCATCTGCGGCATCTCGGCGATCCTCTTCGTGCTCGGCATCTTCTTCTTCGTCACCAGGGAGGGGATCGGTTTCGTCTTCGAGAAGATGGATTTCCGCGAATTCTTCCTGACCCCCTACTGGTCGCCGAGCGATGCCGAGGATCCCGAATACGGCATCCTCGCGCTGATGGCCGGAACGGCGAGCGTCACCGGGCTGGCGATGCTGGTCGCGGTGCCGTTCTCGCTCGGCGCGGCGATCTACATCGCCGAGTTCGCCACCGGCAAGACGCGTGAGGCGCTGAAGGTCCTCGTCGAACTGCTGGCGGCGATCCCGTCGGTGGTGTGGGGGTTCATCGGCCTGGTGATCATGAACCCGCTGCTCATCAAGTGGTTCGACGTGCCGGTCGGCCTCTCGGTGCTCAACGCCGGCGTCATCCTCGGCCTGATGGCGGCGCCGATCATGACCTCGATCGCCGAGGACGCACTGAAGGCAGTTCCCGACCGTTACCGCGAGGCCGCCGAGGCGATGGGCGCGACACGCTGGCAGGTGATCTACAAGGTGGTGCTGCCGGCAGCGAAGAACGGCCTGCTCGGCGGCGTCCTGCTCGGTGTCGGCCGCGGCTTCGGCGAGACGATGGCGGTGCTGATGGCCACCGGCCATGCGGTCAACATACCGGACAGCATCTTCGACTCGGTGCGCGCGCTGACCGCGACGATCGCCGCCGAGCTCGGTGAGGCGGTCGTCGGCGGCGAGCACTACCAGGTGCTGTTCACCATCGGCATCTTCCTCTTCCTCATCACCTTCATCATCAATCTGAGCGCCGATCTGATCGTGCGCGGCATCCGCAAGGGGTAA
- a CDS encoding amino acid ABC transporter ATP-binding protein, producing the protein MIDARGVHKRFAAVEVLRGVSLAVDRGEVVAIIGPSGSGKSTFLRCLNHLETISSGRIDIAGETLVSSTTDGVCRHAPDADIRRICRRMGMVFQHFNLFPHLTVLQNVIEAPLTVKGLRRDVIVPRAEELLRRVGLFDRQASYPSRLSGGQKQRVAIARALAMEPDIILFDEPTSALDPELTGEVLRTIRELAEEHMTMLVVTHEMAFAREVASRVVFMDGGEIVEARPARELFAAPEHPRTRAFLENML; encoded by the coding sequence ATGATCGACGCGCGCGGCGTGCACAAGCGCTTTGCCGCGGTGGAAGTCCTCCGGGGCGTGTCGCTGGCGGTCGACCGGGGCGAGGTGGTTGCCATCATCGGCCCGTCGGGCTCGGGCAAGAGCACCTTCCTGCGCTGCCTCAACCATCTCGAGACGATCAGCAGCGGCCGCATCGACATCGCCGGCGAGACGCTGGTCAGCAGCACGACCGACGGCGTCTGTCGCCATGCGCCCGACGCCGACATCCGGCGCATCTGTCGCCGGATGGGAATGGTTTTCCAGCACTTCAACCTGTTCCCGCACCTGACGGTACTGCAGAACGTCATCGAGGCGCCGCTCACCGTCAAGGGCCTGCGGCGCGACGTCATCGTCCCGCGCGCCGAGGAACTGCTGCGCCGGGTCGGCCTGTTCGACAGGCAGGCGAGCTATCCGTCACGGCTTTCCGGCGGCCAGAAGCAGCGCGTCGCCATCGCCCGGGCCCTGGCGATGGAGCCGGACATCATCCTCTTCGACGAACCGACCTCGGCGCTCGATCCCGAACTCACCGGCGAGGTCCTGCGCACCATCCGCGAACTGGCCGAAGAGCACATGACGATGCTCGTCGTGACGCACGAAATGGCTTTCGCGCGCGAGGTGGCGAGCCGCGTCGTCTTCATGGACGGCGGCGAGATCGTCGAAGCGCGTCCGGCGCGCGAGCTGTTCGCCGCCCCCGAACACCCGCGTACGCGCGCCTTTCTCGAGAACATGCTGTAG
- a CDS encoding phosphate ABC transporter ATP-binding protein — translation MNNQQTAALTQPIPRHAIASEKLNLWYGTFQALYDVDLRIREGLITSMIGPSGCGKSTFLRSVNRINERLGYVRIEGSVHVMNENIYDPQVELVQVRKQVGMVFQRPNPLPISIRDNILFSHRLHAKGGGEVAQGTPDEIVEQSLRQVLLWDQVKDRLQRKATELSLEEQQKLCIARLLPVKPKVLLMDEPCSALDPKGTEAVEELLWELRGQYTILIVTHNMAQARRASEECVFMLMGRVVEHGRTEEMFVTPVHPETADYIEGRYG, via the coding sequence ATGAACAACCAACAGACCGCTGCACTGACGCAGCCGATTCCCCGCCATGCCATCGCCAGCGAGAAGCTCAATCTCTGGTACGGCACCTTCCAGGCGCTCTACGACGTCGACCTGCGCATCCGCGAAGGACTGATCACCTCGATGATCGGCCCTTCGGGTTGCGGCAAGAGCACCTTCCTGCGCAGCGTCAACCGGATCAACGAGCGTCTCGGTTACGTGCGCATCGAGGGCAGCGTGCACGTCATGAACGAGAACATCTACGACCCGCAGGTCGAACTGGTGCAGGTGCGCAAGCAGGTCGGCATGGTCTTCCAGCGCCCGAACCCATTGCCCATCTCGATCCGCGACAACATTCTCTTCAGCCACCGGCTGCACGCCAAGGGCGGTGGCGAGGTGGCGCAGGGAACGCCGGACGAGATCGTCGAGCAGTCGCTGCGGCAGGTGCTGCTCTGGGACCAGGTGAAGGACCGCCTGCAGCGCAAGGCGACCGAACTGTCGCTCGAGGAGCAGCAGAAGCTGTGCATCGCCCGCCTGCTGCCAGTCAAGCCGAAGGTCCTGCTGATGGACGAACCCTGCTCGGCGCTCGACCCCAAGGGAACCGAAGCGGTCGAGGAACTGCTCTGGGAACTGCGCGGGCAATACACCATCCTGATCGTCACCCACAACATGGCGCAGGCGCGGCGCGCCAGCGAGGAGTGCGTGTTCATGCTGATGGGCCGGGTCGTCGAGCACGGGCGGACCGAGGAGATGTTCGTCACCCCGGTGCACCCGGAGACGGCCGACTACATCGAAGGGCGTTACGGCTGA
- a CDS encoding DUF1499 domain-containing protein has product MLRWIVIGVVATALLAVLAGQIGWFRGTPPGDLGVHAGRLKPPSETANSVSSQAFLWPGHAQREHAQIAPLALRGDGPATIARLQALLQGQPGVSIVDRRADYLYVRCETRLMKFVDDLEFWFDTDNGVIQVRSASRVGRSDFGLNRRRIEELRARLAAS; this is encoded by the coding sequence ATGCTCAGGTGGATCGTGATCGGCGTCGTTGCCACGGCGCTGCTGGCCGTTCTCGCCGGCCAGATCGGATGGTTCCGCGGCACGCCTCCCGGCGACCTCGGGGTGCACGCGGGCCGACTCAAGCCACCGTCGGAGACCGCCAACAGTGTCAGCAGCCAGGCGTTCCTCTGGCCCGGGCACGCACAGCGGGAGCACGCGCAGATCGCCCCGCTGGCGCTGCGCGGCGATGGCCCGGCGACGATCGCCAGGCTGCAGGCACTGCTGCAGGGGCAGCCCGGCGTCAGCATCGTCGACCGCCGCGCCGACTATCTCTACGTCCGCTGCGAAACGCGACTGATGAAGTTCGTCGATGACCTCGAGTTCTGGTTCGACACCGACAACGGGGTGATCCAGGTGCGCTCGGCGTCGCGCGTCGGACGCAGCGATTTCGGGCTCAACCGCCGGCGCATCGAGGAACTGCGGGCCCGTCTCGCGGCCTCCTGA
- a CDS encoding PhoU domain-containing protein, whose amino-acid sequence MSHYEERLERDLSQIKKQLALLAGLVEKALADAVHALLADDDPLAYATILGDNRINAVSNELDRMRMAFIGVHLPTGSHLRLMGAVVHANVALERIGDYAVTICREAVRLGRPQGLMAREIELMASESRQMLKQAVDAFLDGNAEAAKATMVIADQVERTFDMAFSDLLGEGDHCNIQDLFAYLTVFNSLERVSDQAKNICEDTVFAVTGQAKGPKFFRILFLDEDNSLFGPIAEAIARKNFPEVGEYHSRGRTAGVADERSVALLQELGIDLGSHQPQAMPAHHQELAAYQIIVSLQGPVKSYVEQIPFHTVALEWEVSRAAGGPPDLRTLSREIALRVSNLMGVLRGEEGS is encoded by the coding sequence ATGAGTCACTACGAAGAACGTCTCGAGAGAGACCTGTCCCAGATCAAGAAACAGTTGGCCCTGCTCGCCGGCCTGGTCGAGAAGGCCCTCGCCGATGCTGTCCATGCGCTGCTCGCCGACGATGATCCGCTGGCCTACGCCACGATTCTCGGGGACAACCGCATCAATGCCGTCAGCAACGAGTTGGATCGCATGCGCATGGCCTTCATCGGCGTGCACCTGCCGACCGGCAGCCACCTGCGCCTGATGGGCGCCGTCGTCCACGCCAACGTCGCGCTCGAACGGATCGGCGACTACGCCGTCACCATCTGTCGCGAGGCGGTACGTCTCGGTCGCCCGCAGGGGCTGATGGCGCGCGAGATCGAACTGATGGCGAGCGAGTCGCGGCAGATGCTGAAACAGGCCGTCGATGCCTTCCTCGACGGCAATGCCGAGGCGGCGAAGGCGACGATGGTCATCGCCGACCAGGTCGAGCGAACCTTCGACATGGCGTTCAGTGACCTGCTCGGCGAGGGCGATCATTGCAACATCCAGGACCTGTTCGCCTACCTGACGGTGTTCAACTCGCTGGAGCGGGTTTCCGACCAGGCGAAGAACATCTGCGAAGACACGGTTTTTGCGGTCACCGGCCAGGCCAAGGGGCCGAAGTTCTTCCGCATCCTCTTCCTCGACGAGGACAACAGCCTGTTCGGTCCGATCGCCGAGGCGATCGCGCGCAAGAACTTTCCTGAAGTGGGCGAGTACCATAGCCGCGGCCGCACTGCCGGTGTCGCCGACGAGCGCTCGGTCGCCCTTCTGCAGGAACTGGGGATCGATCTCGGCAGCCACCAGCCGCAGGCGATGCCGGCACACCATCAGGAACTCGCCGCTTACCAGATCATCGTCAGCCTGCAGGGACCGGTCAAATCCTACGTCGAGCAGATTCCCTTCCATACGGTGGCGCTCGAATGGGAAGTCAGCCGCGCCGCCGGCGGACCGCCGGACCTGCGGACGCTGAGCCGGGAGATCGCCCTGCGCGTCAGCAACCTGATGGGCGTCCTGCGTGGCGAGGAGGGCAGCTGA
- a CDS encoding amino acid ABC transporter permease has translation MDYLMRIIGPLAEGTGVTLQVFLISFVLAVPLGLALALVRVSRFAFASGLVNGYIWLMRGTPLMLQMLFIYFALPFVPVIGVRLPDFPAAIVAFVLNYAAYFAEIFRAGIQSIDRGQYEAARVLGLSYPQTMRRIVLPQVFKRVLPPLSNETITLVKDTSLIYVLAMNDLLRAARGIVQRDFTTMPFVIAAAFYLLMTLVLTLAFQHLERKHAVYDG, from the coding sequence ATGGATTATCTGATGCGGATCATCGGCCCGCTGGCGGAGGGCACGGGGGTCACGCTGCAGGTCTTTCTCATCAGCTTCGTCCTCGCCGTGCCGCTCGGCCTCGCGCTGGCCCTCGTCCGGGTTTCGCGCTTCGCCTTCGCCAGCGGGCTGGTGAATGGCTACATCTGGCTGATGCGCGGCACGCCCTTGATGCTGCAGATGCTGTTCATCTATTTTGCCCTGCCTTTCGTGCCGGTCATCGGCGTCCGCCTGCCGGACTTTCCGGCAGCCATCGTCGCCTTCGTCCTCAACTATGCGGCGTACTTCGCCGAGATCTTCCGCGCCGGCATCCAGTCGATCGATCGCGGCCAGTACGAAGCGGCGCGCGTGCTCGGCCTGAGCTATCCGCAGACGATGCGGCGGATCGTCCTGCCACAGGTCTTCAAGCGCGTCCTGCCGCCGCTGAGCAACGAGACGATCACGCTCGTCAAGGACACCTCGCTGATCTACGTCCTGGCGATGAATGACCTGCTGCGCGCCGCGCGCGGCATCGTCCAGCGCGATTTCACGACGATGCCCTTCGTCATCGCCGCGGCCTTCTATCTACTGATGACGCTGGTCCTGACACTGGCCTTCCAGCACCTGGAAAGGAAGCACGCGGTCTACGATGGCTAG
- a CDS encoding phosphate ABC transporter substrate-binding protein gives MNSRSMLCKLAVLTLGVTAAAGASARTEIQNKGSDTLVNAAQALAEQYGKVNPKVAVAVSGGGSGTGIAAMINGTVDIANSSRKMSEKEIKEAQAKGRQPVEHIIGYDALAIFVHKNFPNDSITVTDLAKIYGRDGGASKWADLGITIPGCKGEIVVVSRQNNSGTYAYFKEAVLGEKGKFRQGTLDMHGSKDVADLVEKTPCAIGYSGLAYVTDHMKALCVAPAAGKPCVKPSEQTAFDGTYPIARPLFMYTNGEPSGETKKYLDWIKSDTGQCIIEKEGYAPVKKVKCK, from the coding sequence ATGAACTCTCGCTCGATGTTGTGCAAGCTTGCCGTCCTGACGCTTGGCGTGACGGCCGCCGCCGGCGCATCCGCCCGCACCGAAATCCAGAACAAGGGCTCCGACACCCTGGTCAATGCCGCGCAGGCGTTGGCCGAGCAGTACGGCAAGGTCAATCCGAAGGTTGCCGTCGCGGTTTCCGGCGGTGGTTCCGGCACCGGCATCGCGGCGATGATCAACGGCACCGTCGACATCGCCAACTCGAGCCGCAAGATGTCGGAGAAGGAGATCAAGGAGGCGCAGGCGAAGGGGCGCCAACCGGTCGAGCACATCATCGGTTACGACGCGCTGGCGATCTTCGTGCACAAGAACTTCCCGAACGATTCGATCACCGTTACCGACCTGGCGAAGATCTACGGTCGTGACGGTGGCGCCAGCAAGTGGGCCGACCTCGGCATCACCATTCCCGGCTGCAAGGGCGAGATCGTCGTCGTCAGCCGGCAGAACAACTCCGGCACCTACGCCTATTTCAAGGAGGCGGTGCTCGGCGAGAAGGGCAAGTTCCGCCAGGGGACGCTCGACATGCACGGTTCCAAGGACGTCGCCGACCTCGTCGAGAAGACCCCCTGCGCGATCGGCTACAGCGGACTCGCCTACGTCACCGACCACATGAAGGCGCTCTGCGTCGCGCCGGCGGCCGGCAAGCCCTGCGTCAAGCCGAGCGAGCAGACGGCTTTCGACGGCACCTATCCGATTGCCCGGCCGCTGTTCATGTACACCAACGGCGAACCGAGCGGCGAGACGAAGAAGTATCTCGACTGGATCAAGAGCGACACCGGCCAGTGCATCATCGAGAAGGAAGGCTATGCGCCGGTCAAGAAAGTGAAGTGCAAGTAA
- a CDS encoding phosphate ABC transporter ATP-binding protein: protein MVELATPAPVADASQQALAAVPHKLDVRNLTIRYGSAVALRDVSLSIREHEIFGIIGPANAGKTSFLKAINRMDVFTSGMRVDGEIHFAGRDTRRLNNVYALRSRIGVVFPLPVGLPMTVYDNVALSPRLRGINEKSELDVIVQRCLTRAALWDEVKDRLNALGSLLSGGQQQRLTIARALSQEPDLLMLDEFSIAVDPVTTMRIEDVLKELRKEVTIILVTNLVQQARRLADRTAFFLGGECVEIGVTEDLFTGEVKDQRTRDYVEGRFG, encoded by the coding sequence ATGGTAGAGCTCGCAACCCCGGCGCCGGTCGCCGACGCCAGCCAACAGGCGCTCGCCGCCGTCCCGCACAAGCTCGATGTACGCAACCTGACGATCCGCTACGGCAGCGCGGTGGCGCTGCGCGACGTCAGCCTGTCGATTCGCGAGCACGAGATCTTCGGCATCATCGGCCCGGCGAACGCCGGCAAGACCTCGTTCCTCAAGGCGATCAACCGCATGGACGTGTTCACCAGCGGCATGCGGGTGGACGGCGAGATCCACTTCGCCGGCCGTGACACACGCCGCCTGAACAATGTCTATGCCCTGCGCAGCCGCATCGGCGTTGTCTTTCCGCTGCCGGTTGGACTGCCGATGACGGTGTACGACAACGTTGCGCTGTCGCCGCGCCTGCGCGGGATCAACGAAAAGTCGGAACTCGACGTCATCGTCCAACGCTGCCTGACCCGCGCCGCGCTCTGGGACGAGGTCAAGGATCGCCTGAATGCGCTCGGCAGCCTGCTCTCCGGCGGCCAGCAGCAACGCCTGACGATCGCCCGTGCGCTGTCGCAGGAGCCCGACCTGCTGATGCTCGACGAGTTCTCGATCGCCGTCGACCCGGTGACGACGATGCGCATCGAGGACGTGTTGAAGGAGCTGCGCAAGGAGGTGACGATCATCCTCGTCACCAACCTCGTGCAGCAGGCGCGGCGTCTCGCCGACCGCACGGCCTTCTTTCTCGGCGGCGAGTGTGTCGAGATCGGCGTCACCGAGGACCTGTTCACCGGCGAGGTGAAGGACCAGCGAACGCGCGATTACGTCGAGGGCCGCTTCGGCTAG
- a CDS encoding amino acid ABC transporter substrate-binding protein gives MKKITTVLSFVLVAAALLAACGRQEDAAAGKPAAAPAPAVAIVVGLDDNFPPMGFRDESNALVGFDIDLAREAGKRLGVEVRFKPIDWNAKEAELNGKRVDVLWNGLTITEARKEKILFTTPYLENRQIIVVREASPIRTKADLAGKVVGVQEGSSAIEAVERDGATAKSLKELKRFGDNVTALMDLGTERLDALVVDEVVGRYYTAKKPGEYRVLDENFGTEDYGVGTRKDDGELMARLQKTLDEMKKDGSAAAISTKWFGKDIIRK, from the coding sequence ATGAAGAAGATCACCACGGTTCTGTCGTTCGTCCTCGTTGCCGCCGCATTGCTCGCCGCCTGCGGCCGCCAGGAGGATGCCGCCGCAGGCAAGCCGGCGGCGGCGCCGGCGCCGGCTGTCGCCATCGTCGTCGGGCTGGACGACAACTTCCCGCCGATGGGCTTTCGTGACGAGAGCAACGCGCTCGTCGGCTTCGACATCGATCTCGCCCGCGAGGCGGGCAAGCGGCTCGGCGTCGAGGTGCGTTTCAAGCCGATCGACTGGAATGCCAAGGAGGCCGAACTGAACGGCAAGCGGGTCGACGTGCTGTGGAACGGCCTGACGATCACCGAGGCACGCAAGGAGAAGATCCTGTTCACCACGCCCTACCTCGAGAACCGGCAGATCATCGTCGTCCGCGAGGCATCACCAATCCGGACCAAGGCTGACCTCGCCGGCAAGGTCGTCGGTGTGCAGGAGGGCAGCAGCGCGATCGAGGCCGTCGAGCGCGACGGCGCCACCGCAAAGTCACTCAAGGAGCTGAAGAGGTTCGGCGACAACGTCACCGCGCTGATGGACCTGGGCACCGAGCGACTCGATGCGCTGGTCGTCGACGAGGTCGTCGGTCGCTACTACACGGCGAAGAAGCCGGGCGAGTACCGCGTTCTCGACGAAAACTTCGGCACTGAGGATTACGGCGTCGGGACGCGCAAGGACGACGGCGAACTGATGGCGCGCCTGCAGAAGACGCTCGACGAGATGAAGAAAGACGGTTCGGCCGCGGCGATCTCGACCAAATGGTTCGGCAAGGACATCATCAGGAAATAG
- the pstA gene encoding phosphate ABC transporter permease PstA yields MATANPTMFQASDLNRHNDSVQRRYRLLFGLMTLLLITPVMLILGTLVAKGGGAISWEFLFSPPTDGMRSGGIFPALLGTIWLVTVALLLSVPIGIFAAIYLSEYAGDNWFTRIINLAIINLAGVPSIVHALFGLGAFVIFFKFGTSILAASLTLAVMTMPVVIVATRESLQAVPQAFREACWNMGATRWQTIRRVVLPNSLTGILTGVILEVSRTAGETAPIMFTGAVFFTPFLPQSVFDQTMALSLHLFVTATQVPGISEEVPFGVALVLIGLVLTMNSVSIAFRMWLRGKKKW; encoded by the coding sequence ATGGCCACAGCCAACCCAACGATGTTTCAGGCGAGCGACCTGAACCGCCACAACGACAGCGTGCAGCGACGCTATCGACTGCTCTTCGGGCTCATGACCCTGCTCCTGATCACGCCGGTGATGCTGATCCTCGGTACCCTGGTGGCGAAGGGCGGCGGCGCGATTTCCTGGGAGTTCCTGTTCTCGCCGCCGACCGACGGCATGCGCAGCGGCGGAATCTTTCCGGCGCTGCTCGGCACCATCTGGCTGGTGACCGTCGCGCTGCTGCTGTCGGTGCCGATCGGCATCTTCGCCGCGATCTATCTCAGCGAGTACGCCGGTGACAACTGGTTCACCCGCATCATCAATCTGGCGATCATCAATCTCGCCGGCGTGCCGTCGATCGTCCACGCACTGTTCGGGCTCGGCGCCTTCGTCATCTTCTTCAAGTTCGGCACCAGCATCCTCGCCGCAAGCCTGACGCTGGCGGTGATGACCATGCCGGTGGTCATCGTCGCCACGCGCGAGTCGCTGCAGGCGGTGCCACAGGCCTTCCGCGAGGCGTGCTGGAACATGGGGGCGACGCGCTGGCAGACGATCCGCCGCGTCGTCCTGCCGAACTCGCTGACCGGCATCCTCACCGGCGTCATTCTCGAAGTCTCGCGCACCGCCGGTGAGACGGCGCCGATCATGTTCACCGGCGCCGTCTTCTTCACGCCGTTCCTGCCGCAGAGCGTCTTCGACCAGACGATGGCGCTGTCGCTGCACCTCTTCGTGACCGCGACGCAGGTGCCGGGCATCTCGGAAGAGGTTCCCTTCGGCGTCGCCCTGGTGCTGATCGGTCTCGTGCTGACCATGAACAGCGTTTCGATCGCCTTCCGCATGTGGCTCAGGGGGAAGAAGAAATGGTAG